One Aster yellows witches'-broom phytoplasma AYWB DNA segment encodes these proteins:
- a CDS encoding ECF-type riboflavin transporter substrate-binding protein — MSKDDSIKKTVTIGLSTTIFFVLSCFASIPVGFNVSIETSAAFLAFIAVAFGPSVGFYVGLIGHIIKDFFLFGNVSWNWVLCSALIGFIYGLPYKIIDLKYQVFTKKKIVYFWLYQVACNFIIWGFFAPQSDLLIYGQPPKLVYLQSFLIVISNILAYSVVGIKLMTIYSCHYTKQATLMKINNS, encoded by the coding sequence ATGTCAAAAGACGATTCTATTAAAAAAACTGTTACTATAGGGCTGAGCACTACTATTTTTTTTGTTTTAAGTTGTTTTGCCTCTATTCCTGTAGGTTTTAACGTAAGTATTGAGACTTCAGCAGCTTTTTTAGCTTTCATTGCTGTTGCTTTTGGTCCTTCGGTTGGTTTTTATGTGGGACTTATAGGACACATCATTAAAGATTTTTTTTTGTTTGGAAATGTTTCTTGGAATTGGGTTTTATGCTCTGCTCTTATTGGTTTTATTTACGGGTTACCATATAAAATAATTGATCTTAAATATCAAGTGTTTACTAAGAAAAAAATTGTTTATTTTTGGCTTTACCAGGTTGCTTGTAATTTTATAATTTGGGGTTTTTTTGCTCCTCAAAGTGATTTATTGATTTACGGGCAACCACCTAAACTAGTTTATTTACAAAGCTTTTTGATAGTAATTTCTAATATTTTAGCTTATAGTGTGGTGGGAATTAAATTAATGACTATATATTCTTGTCATTACACTAAACAAGCTACTTTAATGAAAATTAATAATTCTTAA
- a CDS encoding ABC transporter ATP-binding protein gives MPKPLIIFKDFSFQYYSQQTPTINQINLTIYEGQKVLIVGKNGSGKSTFLKCINGLIPHSYQGKITGTAIIKDKVLTQTNIFDLSLDVGTIMQDTDKQFVGLTVAEDIAFALENDALPQSKIYQKVNMWAQDLGLQSFLDYKPQELSEGHKQLASMAGVLIYNPSILLFDESLSNLDPVSRAKMTALIKTIHQKYHSTILVIEHYLEDILDDSFDRIIVFEDGKIIYDNSPQKLILENVLIKQSIQEPTYISALKKVGVNLEHLPHLLNLPYLKFSDFSQYFFHQLKNLKKCSISQNSPTQLLPSFYKHFAPFSPILQLQNISYHYEPRQPNILNNISLDLFPGEMISIFGKNGSGKSTLAKVICGFCTPQTGTILLNNQNISCLSLQQKSEKIGFVMQNPHHMISQKTVFKEVALGFLSKQLSLTEIKTKVHAILKTCNLEYFVNWPISALSFGQKKRLTIASILVMQPQILILDEPTIGQDLKHRTQIMTFLQKLNNKGITIVIITHDMSLMLNYTQRTLVLEQGGIIANTNTLKIFTDISLMQKTSLNPISLIVLFNKLPFTSEEKNVLLTQMLAFLREDYCYGK, from the coding sequence ATGCCAAAACCATTAATCATTTTTAAAGATTTTAGTTTTCAATATTATAGCCAACAAACTCCTACTATAAATCAAATCAATTTAACTATTTATGAAGGACAAAAAGTTTTGATTGTTGGCAAAAATGGTAGCGGTAAATCTACTTTTTTAAAATGTATTAATGGTTTGATTCCTCATAGTTATCAAGGAAAAATTACAGGAACTGCTATTATTAAGGACAAAGTTTTGACACAAACCAATATTTTTGATCTATCTTTGGATGTGGGCACCATTATGCAAGATACAGATAAACAATTTGTAGGTTTAACAGTAGCAGAAGATATAGCTTTTGCCTTGGAAAATGACGCTTTGCCTCAAAGTAAAATATATCAAAAAGTAAATATGTGGGCACAAGATTTAGGATTGCAATCCTTTTTAGATTACAAACCACAAGAACTTTCCGAAGGTCACAAGCAATTAGCGTCGATGGCAGGAGTTTTAATTTATAATCCTTCTATTTTGTTATTTGACGAATCTCTATCCAATCTTGATCCTGTTTCAAGAGCCAAAATGACTGCCTTAATAAAAACTATTCATCAAAAATACCATTCAACTATTTTAGTTATTGAACATTATTTAGAAGATATTTTAGATGATTCTTTTGATAGGATAATAGTATTTGAAGATGGAAAAATTATTTATGACAATTCTCCCCAAAAATTAATTTTAGAAAATGTTTTAATTAAACAAAGTATTCAAGAACCAACTTATATTAGTGCTTTGAAAAAGGTTGGTGTTAATTTGGAACACCTTCCCCATTTATTAAATTTGCCTTATTTGAAATTCTCAGATTTTTCTCAATATTTTTTTCATCAATTAAAAAATTTAAAAAAATGTTCCATTTCTCAAAATTCTCCAACTCAATTATTACCTTCCTTTTACAAACATTTTGCACCTTTTTCCCCAATTTTACAATTACAAAACATTTCTTATCACTATGAACCCAGACAACCCAATATTTTAAATAACATTTCTTTGGATTTATTTCCAGGAGAAATGATTAGTATTTTTGGTAAAAATGGTAGTGGTAAATCTACTTTAGCCAAAGTTATTTGTGGTTTTTGTACTCCTCAAACAGGAACTATTTTATTAAATAATCAAAATATTTCATGTTTATCTTTACAACAAAAATCAGAAAAAATTGGTTTTGTCATGCAAAATCCCCATCATATGATTTCCCAAAAAACTGTTTTTAAAGAAGTAGCATTGGGGTTTTTAAGTAAACAACTTTCATTAACTGAAATCAAAACCAAAGTGCATGCCATTTTGAAAACTTGTAATTTAGAATATTTTGTTAACTGGCCTATTTCTGCTCTTAGTTTCGGACAAAAAAAAAGACTTACTATTGCTTCTATTTTAGTAATGCAACCTCAAATTCTTATTTTGGATGAACCTACCATAGGACAAGATTTAAAACATCGCACACAAATTATGACTTTTTTACAAAAGTTAAATAATAAAGGCATTACCATTGTAATTATTACTCATGATATGTCTTTAATGCTTAATTATACTCAAAGAACTTTGGTTTTAGAACAAGGAGGAATTATTGCAAACACTAATACTTTAAAAATTTTTACAGATATTTCTTTAATGCAAAAAACTTCTCTCAACCCTATTAGTTTGATTGTTCTTTTTAATAAATTGCCATTTACATCAGAAGAAAAAAATGTTTTGTTAACTCAAATGTTGGCTTTTTTAAGGGAGGATTATTGTTATGGAAAATAG
- a CDS encoding energy-coupling factor transporter transmembrane component T family protein: MENSMLQYLPGNTFIYKIQGATKLLFLISVSIACMMVYHVWFLLGLSLLSLFFFWCAKIKWQQVVFVVKGIFFFLFVNNIIIIIIFRNHGTQIYNSKTPIPLFYNLLTQEQLFYQFNVLLKYCCIIPLFLIFIITTNPSQLAASLNKLGVSYKISYAFSLTIRYIPEIQKDFKNIYFNQQIRGIKVVKKTHFVARIIADIKKIALIIPPLIFFNLDKIDVITNAMQLRRFGKYKTRTWYYEKSFSILDLFTFLLGLALLLLGVWLLCRYDRFYYPFAKNPF; the protein is encoded by the coding sequence ATGGAAAATAGTATGTTGCAATATTTACCAGGTAATACTTTCATTTATAAAATCCAAGGAGCAACTAAGTTATTGTTTTTGATTTCGGTTTCAATTGCTTGTATGATGGTCTATCATGTGTGGTTTTTATTGGGGCTTTCCCTTTTGTCTTTGTTTTTTTTTTGGTGTGCTAAAATTAAATGGCAGCAAGTGGTTTTTGTGGTTAAAGGAATTTTCTTTTTTTTGTTTGTAAACAATATTATTATTATTATTATTTTTAGAAATCACGGTACTCAAATATATAACTCCAAAACCCCCATTCCTTTATTTTATAATCTTTTAACCCAAGAACAATTGTTTTATCAATTTAATGTTTTGTTAAAGTATTGTTGTATCATTCCTTTGTTTTTAATCTTTATTATAACTACTAATCCAAGTCAATTAGCTGCTAGTTTAAATAAATTAGGGGTTAGTTATAAAATTAGTTATGCTTTTTCTCTTACTATTCGCTATATTCCTGAAATTCAAAAAGATTTTAAAAATATTTATTTCAATCAACAAATACGAGGTATTAAAGTTGTTAAAAAAACTCATTTTGTAGCTCGCATTATTGCAGATATTAAAAAAATTGCCCTTATTATTCCTCCTTTGATTTTCTTTAATTTAGATAAAATTGATGTAATTACTAATGCTATGCAATTGAGGCGTTTTGGTAAATATAAAACAAGAACTTGGTATTATGAAAAATCTTTTAGTATTCTTGATTTGTTTACTTTTTTATTAGGGTTGGCACTCCTTTTGCTTGGTGTGTGGCTTTTGTGCCGTTATGATAGGTTTTATTATCCTTTTGCCAAAAACCCTTTTTGA